In the Nicotiana tabacum cultivar K326 chromosome 16, ASM71507v2, whole genome shotgun sequence genome, one interval contains:
- the LOC107762230 gene encoding uncharacterized protein LOC107762230: MSNQENGSLPNFILPDSLYTETIREIHSKIEQNWDSLRQSARQTAAGRALWKHVINDPLAELLAGETYLKKLYEKIKKDILNSAREVSGVIIAVRTLWFDKRIEAALNSFDGGGAQVVILGAGMDTRAYRLSCLKDSNIFEVDFPEVLQMKTTILEAAAEATNEQNMMVKSLNRVAADLREKDWLEKLQESGLKLNKNTVWVLEGILYYLSHSNAMEVLKIIANNCTFAHTVLLADFMNKQSTTMSSSNFHFYSDYPDQLLPSLGFSDVKLSQIGDPDAHFGLLHDPLNLFNKLRNLPRSLQTHPDDGTPCCRLYLLQASGEPPNQSIL; this comes from the exons ATGTCTAATCAAGAAAATGGTAGCTTGCCAAATTTTATACTACCTGATTCTTTGTACACTGAAACCATCAGagaaattcattcaaaaatagaacaaaattgGGACTCTTTGAGACAATCGGCACGTCAAACTGCAGCAGGAAGGGCACTATGGAAACATGTGATCAATGATCCATTAGCAGAGTTACTTGCAGGAGAGACATACCTGAAGAAGTTGTATGAGAAGATTAAGAAAGACATCCTCAACAGTGCTAGAGAGGTTTCTGGAGTTATCATTGCTGTTAGGACACTATGGTTTGATAAAAGAATTGAAGCAGCTCTTAATTCCTTTGATGGTGGAGGAGCACAAGTTGTCATTCTAGGAGCAG GTATGGATACAAGGGCATATCGCTTGAGTTGCTTGAAAGACAGTAACATTTTTGAAGTTGATTTTCCCGAAGTTCTGCAAATGAAAACCACTATTTTAGAGGCAGCAGCAGAGGCAACAAACGAGCAGAACATGATGGTAAAATCATTGAACAGAGTGGCAGCTGACTTGAGAGAAAAGGACTGGCTTGAAAAGCTTCAAGAATCAGGCCTAAAGCTAAATAAGAATACAGTGTGGGTATTAGAGGGCATTCTCTACTATCTCTCGCACTCAAATGCAATGGAAGTACTGAAGATTATCGCGAATAACTGTACCTTTGCACATACAGTACTCTTAGCGGACTTCATGAACAAGCAATCAACCACAATGTCCAGCTCAAATTTCCATTTCTATAGCGACTATCCTGATCAGTTATTGCCATCACTAGGATTTTCTGATGTTAAACTTTCTCAAATTGGTGATCCAGATGCCCATTTTGGGCTGTTGCATGACCCACTAAATTTGTTCAACAAGTTGCGCAACTTGCCCAGGTCACTTCAAACTCACCCAGATGATGGAACACCATGTTGTAGGTTGTATTTGCTTCAGGCTTCTGGAGAGCCACCAAATCAATCTATTTTGTGA